aCCGCAAACTGCACCCTGGCCCCTCCTGGCCTGGCCCCCTCCCAAACGGTGTCATGAGTGAGGTGACTGCATACAAGGAATGGGGACAGACCGGGGAGACTCCCCATCCctgggaagaaaagaagaggcaACCCATCCCCCGCTCCCAGCCCCACACCCCCAGAGTTCCAAATCCAGTTCTACCTCTGTTTACGTCCAAAGTCCCGGGCACTGGAGATGCCAGGTTTGGTGTGTTTGGACACATAGACACGCAGACGCACAGACAGGCAGACGCACAGGGCTCAGGGCCCTCATATGgaccctgccccctcctctcccaccatcCAGGGCTGTCTGCGCACCCTAATCCGCCAGGCTTCAGCCCGTTTCTTAGCCTGGGATCTGCGCAGCATCGAGGGACCCAGGAGTCAACCTTGAGACCTTCAGCAagtaaaaggggaagaaaggctgTGGGAGGGGACtaactggggggtggggtgggggaggggatggaggggacCCATGTCAGGAGGGCTGGGGATGGAGTGGGAAAACTGTAGAAGATGGATTTTGGATGTCAGGCCTGGGAGGGAATGGGAGCAAGAAGAAAGGTCTCCGTGCAGCTGCTGATCACCTAGAAAGGGACTGGACCACACACCCCAACTCTGTTCCGCCGTAGCCTCAGCCCTAACCCCAGCCTTGACCTGATCCCAGGTCCAGCCAGCCCTACCATGACAAAGGAGTATCAAGATCTTCAGCATCTGGACAACGaggagaatgaccatcagcacaGAAAAAGTGAGGAGAGGCCTCCCCCCATTTCTGAAAGGCGAGCATTAGGTGGCTCTCGCTCCCTCCACTCAGCTTCTGCTTCTTTCTGTAACCCCGACTCTCCCTGGGTCTGCCCCATTCCCAGGGACACCGCGTCTGAGCCGCCCCTCTTGGGGGAGGTGCAGGGTGTAGGGCTGGATTTCCTTTCCTGGTGACGGCTGCCCCCAGGCTTCTGCGTGACCCTCCTGTCCCTCACCTTGTCACCGACTTCTCAggaccctggggaggggggcgCCCAGGGGCGTGGGACTAACTGGAAGAAGTTAGGcctccttcttctttcctctttcaacACCCTGTGAGCCTTGGCCaactgtgtgagtgtgtgtgtgtgtgagagtgcgTGAGTGTGTGTAAGTGTGCGTGTGTGAGTGCGTGAGTGTTAGTGTGTGAGTgtgctgagtgtgtgtgtgagtgcgtgttAGTGTGTGAGTGtgctgagtgtgtgtgagtgtgtgagtgcgCTGAGTGTgcgtgagtgtgcgtgtgtgtgtgagtgtgcgtgaGTGCATTGGTGCCAGGGATCAGTTTGGTCAAGGGGAAGATTTCTGCGACGGCTCTGAGGGATCTCTGGTTGGGGGAGGATGAGGCTCTCTTACATCAAAAAGCAAGCCCCCTTTCTTTCTCCTGCGAGCAGGGATGTTGCTTCGGCTGAGCCAGGATGAAGTTCTTGGTGGATGGGAGTGGGCAGCGACCTTCGATGGGGGAAGGGACTGATGGCAAAAATGGAGGGGAAGCCCCCATATTCCAGCTCACAGGGACAGGGCTCCCGGGTGGGAGCAACTTGAGGGACCTGAAGTCTGGTTACTCCGCCTCTTTCCCTGCGCGCAGCCAAAGAGGAGTGGGATTCGACGGGAAACCAAGAAATCCACTCCTCTTGCCCCACCTGCAAGACGGTCCCCCCCAACCAGTCTCCTCCAGCTCGCAAACTCCATCCATCCTCCAGGCTGAGTTCTGAGGCTGCAGTGACTCAGCCCGGCCAGCAGGTGTCAGCAAAGGCCCAAGGCCTGGGTAGGGCTCCGGCGGGGCAAAGCTTCgcgcccctccccacctccagttGCCTCTGGCTTCTCCGGGCCACCCACCGCCCGAATTTCTTCATCGATAACGTTCCTCCTAGTCGGCTAGAGGAGGCTCAGGCTgctctccttctaggaccccagAGCTGCCCCAGGCTCCTGATAGCCTCTCCTCTTGCAGGGCCGCCTCCTCCCCACTCACTCTTTCGGCGTCTCCGCTCCGGACCCAGCCTCATCCTGATCTCCATCGGCCTTAGCCTCCTGCTGCTGGTGGTTGTCTGTGTGATCGGATCCCAGAGTGGGTTCCCCGGGGGTGGGCTGGGAAGGGAGCAATGTTGAGGGTGGGTGGGTAGGGGACATGCTGGCTGCTGTGATGGTGGACACAACCTCCTAATTTTGTCCTATCCACACCCTCTTCTGCCCAGACTCCAAGCTGCAGGAGGAGCTGCGGGCCCTGAGAGAAACGTTCAGCAACCTCACAGTGAGCACGGAGGCCAAGGTCAAGGCCCTGAGCGTCCAGGGTgaggagggctggggctgggggggctGGGAACGTAGGGACACTGGGACACTGAGCAAGTCTCTCCTCTAGGAGGAAATGTGGGCAGAAAGATGAAGTCCCTGGAGTCCCAGCTGGAGAAACAGCAGCAGGACCTGAGTGAAGGTCAGCGAGGGAGCCTGTGTGCGCACAGGCTTCCGCGTGCAGGATACAGGGGTCTCTCAGGCCAAACCAAGGGGCCTTACGGCAGGAGCGTCTGTGATCCATCTTCACGCCCCAGCACGCAGATGACAGCCTTCCCAGCCCCAGTCTtcatcctgacttccttgccctCCCCCActcattcccctccccctctgccctctgTCTCCCCAGATCACTCCAGCTTGCTGCTCCACGTGAAGCACTTTGTGTCAGACCTGCGAAGCCTGAGCTGTCAGATGGCCGTCCTCCAGGGCAACGGTGAGGGGGTGGGTGCTGCCCGGCCCCGCTTTCCTGCCCACTTCCGCTCAGCCCCTcaccctccctctgcctgcccccgcccccccccccaaggctCTGAAAGGACCTGCTGCCCCGTGAACTGGGTGGAGCATGAAGGCAGCTGCTACTGGTTCTCTCGCTCGGGGAAGCCCTGGCCCGAGGCTGAGAAGTACTGCCAGCTGGAGGACGCCCACCTGGTGGTGGTGGGCTCCTGGGAGGAGCAGGTGAGGGCCTGGCAGGGCTCGGCTGGGAGGCTGGCAGGTCTAAGGAGAGATCAccagccccttctctctccccagaaaTTTATCCAGCACCACATGGGCCCTGTGAACACCTGGATGGGCCTCACTGACCAAAACGGGCCCTGGAAATGGGTAGACGGGACGGACTATGAGTCGGGCTTCAAGTGAGTGTGTGCGCCCCACCGTCCCAGCCTGGCGGGTCCCAGCGCGCCGGGGGCTGCTCGGCTTGGCTGAGGGTCTGGGCCCCTCGGGCCTGCATCCATCTGGTCTCTTTAGGAACTGGAGACCAGAGCAGCCGGACGACTGGTATGGGCACGGGCTCGGAGGAGGTGAGGACTgtgcccacttcacagatgacGGCCGCTGGAACGATGACGTCTGTCAGAGGCCCTACCGGTGGGTCTGCGAGACACAGCGGGACAGGGACAGCGAAAGCTAGCAGCCTCCTCTCCCCCTAATTTATTTCCTCAATGCCTTTACCTGCCATAGGGCTCCTGGTTTGGGGACCCTCCTATCTGGGGGCTTCTGGATTTTCATCTAAGAtttggagggaagggggaagggtggtGTCTGAGGAATGTAGACTGATGTTTGGAGGGGCGAAGAGATTGAAACCCATGCCACTTTCTGTGGTTTGCAGGTTATTATTGTCAACTTGTTTTTTAgagtaaaaagaagagaaatatatgAAACATTCTGAGTTGTCTTGTTGTTGGGGATTAGGAATTGGGATTGGGCAGGTTGGCACTAGATAGCCTTGGGCAGGCAGCGGGTCATCCTGAGAACTGTCTAGGCTTTGGGCCAGGTGGCCTGGATTCCTTATTTACAGGTATGTGAGTTAGGGCAAGTTATTCTGCTCCCTGTGTCTCAGGTGTAAAGCGGCATTGTTACTGGTGTTACTGAACTCAGTTTCGGCTGCTTGTCTCTCAAGAATCCAATACTGAGAGACAAGTGCTGGGTAAAAGGAAATATAGCTTTACTGAGGAAGCTGGCaatcctggggagaaggtggattCATGTCCCAAAGAAGCAACTTCCCCTTGCTGATCAGGGCGCACGAGgttttaaaggggagtttcatGGGTACATAGGCAGGgcagggggctacatgcagaacagCACAGTTAACTCTGATAATCACCTTGACATTGGTCATGCGGAGGTCTgatcagcatcatcttgattgtttcaagtagagttaatcttcagttccagggtcggtttgttcccatttccttgagacCAGTTCCTGAATTGTacaagatggagcagcttatgtcatgacTACAGCCTGGTCATCGTGC
This Balaenoptera acutorostrata chromosome 20, mBalAcu1.1, whole genome shotgun sequence DNA region includes the following protein-coding sequences:
- the LOC103002232 gene encoding asialoglycoprotein receptor 1 isoform X2; protein product: MTKEYQDLQHLDNEENDHQHRKRPPPPHSLFRRLRSGPSLILISIGLSLLLLVVVCVIGSQNSKLQEELRALRETFSNLTVSTEAKVKALSVQDHSSLLLHVKHFVSDLRSLSCQMAVLQGNGSERTCCPVNWVEHEGSCYWFSRSGKPWPEAEKYCQLEDAHLVVVGSWEEQKFIQHHMGPVNTWMGLTDQNGPWKWVDGTDYESGFKNWRPEQPDDWYGHGLGGGEDCAHFTDDGRWNDDVCQRPYRWVCETQRDRDSES
- the LOC103002232 gene encoding asialoglycoprotein receptor 1 isoform X1; this translates as MTKEYQDLQHLDNEENDHQHRKRPPPPHSLFRRLRSGPSLILISIGLSLLLLVVVCVIGSQNSKLQEELRALRETFSNLTVSTEAKVKALSVQGGNVGRKMKSLESQLEKQQQDLSEDHSSLLLHVKHFVSDLRSLSCQMAVLQGNGSERTCCPVNWVEHEGSCYWFSRSGKPWPEAEKYCQLEDAHLVVVGSWEEQKFIQHHMGPVNTWMGLTDQNGPWKWVDGTDYESGFKNWRPEQPDDWYGHGLGGGEDCAHFTDDGRWNDDVCQRPYRWVCETQRDRDSES